A section of the Paralichthys olivaceus isolate ysfri-2021 chromosome 16, ASM2471397v2, whole genome shotgun sequence genome encodes:
- the LOC109642928 gene encoding neurabin-1-like isoform X1, with product MMRTDNKGRSASPHRITYKSDFHAIKCSFDSGARCSSVHTNRLPSSSSDPTMSHTTTNSMGSRGRVHSNRGTKIRDNIFLQMDSHQLRQDGGAVVLSSSSPPLLSPGLQLQTSPFPGSRRSLMSSSSVMSTVANISTPESSLQDRPSLTDEIKDIDRAALAQKFSVTRRLFETKGMEIGGLLNPETGRGSKGVADGKVEGEDGRGGGAKQVEKEEEASGRKEHGSDKDKSINLPVINISSQKPPAPTSLTRPRNSAGPAEASDKSPSYHLKHGETTGTRAEEERSESTDLDLCLTPEEPVRAELVDVNADSSESDGSEEEKEQKEIKVWFKVEEEMNVNAIAGGSVEALEDDVFEESSVETTTAAGGRPVVSSEERHRQERVRDKYQQVDGGREGEREEQNGEFTARKEEKSTEKGDNMDKMTDPGVEEGAGRKEREVEWKGNDERVQSQEEEMSENEEKRQKGEGTMSEHAQEEVKRVACGGGSDGNDDKEDKTGSVVICGIENKAFVCDRDSQCPPEHSRQDFGKAADQCLSEYEEIPGIPDQDDEDASDTRKRKVRFSSAPIKVYSTYSNTDYDRHNEDIDPVSASAEYELEKRVDRMDVFPVEIEKGHDGLGISIIGMGVGADQGLEKLGIFVKTVTERGATQKDGRIQVNDQIVEVDGVSLVGVSQLFAATVLKNTSGLVKFVIGREREGVQSEVARLINESLEMDKTSRKRERAGGDEDDDDRSVSEKDWVAEEEEYEEEDEEEDVSLLSSLDNYELCLKYQQLQSNLRRKRTQLHHAREKLKAWEERQACWEGQKAELEQRAEDGEEKAEKLEKYWQEAQTLCRVVSQRLADAQNQSESLEIKYSKAKRLVREYQHREEESEGREADLRGEMEERDKQHRDTVERLEIQIAQLERKEPVAERTNHSADSSLLGPHWYIPVPDTVRLDSSAHKARAQLAQKSKRHPPSRDKLRESFRKPEDEAQKQHELQSLSAPTVIQRSSRSDVSSTSSALSPLPPTSSVFTPPIYITDTVTPSPCKSSTSRKSKRKFPDFSGFRKSLSKKRSEKRSRRSMTNSRGSCGDLVDEPPEVSPSGSITSMPSCLPFPWFGERGREKEEGRGRERLRSVSSSSLPYLTTTGRRDQSVGSPVGSSSMVGHASDHSLSGHSYTFTFSSTETLDDDPVPTNNNNQWQSQPVLEWNNQQVCLWLIAMSMDQYVSEFATRGVNGSQLLNMDNEKLKALGVCSQSDRSVLKKKLKEMKKREEKEQRKEEKRLKEEREKEKNAVLQKESVKTTTEEKCVKDIGRSGKTVRTESLL from the exons ATGATGCGGACGGACAACAAAGGCCGAAGTGCCTCCCCTCATAGGATAACCTACAAGTCTGACTTCCATGCCATCAAGTGCTCATTTGACTCCGGGGCTCGGTGCTCATCTGTGCATACTAACAGGCTGCCCTCCAGCTCGTCAGACCCCACAATGTcccacaccaccaccaacagCATGGGCAGCAGGGGGAGGGTCCATAGCAACAGGGGGACCAAAATCAGAGACAATATCTTCCTCCAAATGGACAGTCATCAGCTCAGACAAGATGGTGGTGCTGTGGTTCTGAGTTCCAGCTCCccgcccctcctctctcctggcCTGCAGCTCCAAACCTCGCCTTTCCCTGGATCCAGACGTTCACTCATGAGTTCCTCGTCTGTCATGAGCACCGTGGCCAACATTTCCACCCCAGAAtcctctctgcaggacagacCTTCCCTGACAGATGAGATAAAGGATATCGACAGAGCCGCACTGGCTCAGAAGTTCTCTGTTACCCGGAGGTTGTTTGAGACCAAGGGGATGGAGATCGGAGGACTCTTGAATCCCGAGACTGGCAGGGGAAGCAAGGGGGTGGCAGATGGGAAGGTAGAAGGAGAggatgggagaggaggaggagccaaaCAGgtggaaaaagaggaagaggcgAGTGGGAGGAAGGAGCATGGCTCTGATAAAGACAAATCCATAAACCTACCTGTCATTAATATCTCCTCGCAGAAGCCCCCTGCACCCACGTCACTGACAAGGCCCCGTAACTCTGCTGGCCCTGCGGAAGCATCTGACAAATCTCCTTCCTATCATCTCAAACACGGTGAAACCACAGGAACACGGGCAGAGGAAGAACGATCAGAAAGCACTGATCTTGACCTCTGCTTGACCCCTGAGGAGCCAGTGAGGGCAGAACTTGTCGACGTAAATGCAGATTCATCCGAAAGCGACgggagtgaagaggagaaggagcaaAAAGAGATCAAAGTATGGTTTAAAGTTGAGGAGGAAATGAATGTGAACGCAATCGCAGGAGGAAGTGTGGAGGCCCTAGAGGATGATGTGTTTGAAGAGTCGAGCgttgaaacaacaacagcagcaggaggaaggcCAGTAGTTTCTTCAGAAGAACGCCATAGGCAGGAACGTGTAAGAGACAAGTATCAGCAGGTGGATGGAGGACGGGAGGGTGAAAGGGAGGAGCAGAACGGAGAGTTCACTGCACGAAAAGAAGAGAAGTCAACAGAAAAGGGGGACAACATGGACAAAATGACAGATCCAGGAGTGGAAGAGGGTGCtggaaggaaagagagggaagtTGAGTGGAAGGGGAATGATGAACGTGTGCAAAGTCAAGAGGAGGAGATGTCTGAAAATGAGGAGAAGAGGCAGAAAGGAGAAGGTACAATGTCTGAGCACGCCCAAGAGGAGGTGAAACGTGTGGCGTGTGGAGgaggcagtgatggaaacgaTGACAAAGAGGACAAGACAGGATCTGTGGTAATCTGTGGGATTGAGAACAAGGCTTTTGTGTGTGATCGGGACTCCCAGTGTCCTCCAGAACATTCGAGACAGGACTTTGGAAAGGCGGCAGATCAGTGTTTATCAGAATATGAGGAAATTCCTGGCATTCCTGATcaggatgatgaggatgcaTCTGACACGAGGAAGAGAAAGGTCAGGTTCTCCTCAGCACCAATCAAG GTGTACAGCACCTACTCTAACACAGACTACGACAGACACAATGAGGATATTGACCCAGTATCTGCCTCGGCCGAATATGAGCTGGAGAAGAGAGTGGACAGGATGGACGTCTTTCCAGTGGAGATAGAGAAAG GACATGATGGTCTGGGTATCAGTATCATAGGAATGGGTGTAGGTGCCGACCAGGGACTTGAAAAACTTGGAATCTTTGTCAAGACAGTAACAGAAAGAGGAGCAACGCAGAAGGACGGAAG gattcAAGTGAATGACCAGATCGTGGAGGTGGATGGGGTGAGTTTGGTCGGAGTCTCGCAGCTGTTTGCAGCCACAGTCCTCAAAAACACATCGGGCCTCGTCAA GTTTGTGATTGGTCGTGAGAGAGAAGGCGTGCAGAGTGAGGTCGCACGACTGATCAATGAAAGCCTGGAAATGGATAAAACATCCAGAAAG AGGGAAAGAGCAGGCGGAgacgaggatgatgatgatCGCAGCGTGTCAGAGAAGGACTGGgtggctgaagaagaagaatatgaagaggaagatgaagaggaggatgtgtcTTTactgtccagtctggacaactaCGAGCTGTGCCTCAAATACCAGCAG CTTCAGTCAAATCTACGACGCAAAAGGACCCAACTTCACCACGCTAGAGAAAAG ttaAAGGCATGGGAGGAGCGGCAGGCGTGTTGGGAGGGTCAGAAGGCCGAGCTGGAGCAGAGggcagaggatggagaggagaaggCTGAAAAGCTAGAGAA GTATTGGCAGGAGGCCCAGACACTGTGCAGGGTTGTGAGCCAGCGACTGGCCGATGCCCAGAACCAATCAGAAAGCCTGGAGATCAAATACAGCAAAGCCAAGAGACTGGTCAGAGAATACCAGCACAG agaggaggagagtgagggaaGAGAGGCTGATTTGAGGggagaaatggaggagagagataagcagcacagagacactgttgaAAGACTGGAAATCCAG ATAGCACAGCTAGAGAGGAAAGAGCCTGTAGCTGAAAGAACGAACCACTCTGCGGACTCTTCACTCTTAG GTCCACACTGGTATATTCCTGTCCCCGATACAGTGCGTCTAGACTCCAGTGCTCACAAAGCCAGAGCTCAGCTGGCCCAGAAGTCTAAGCGCCACCCGCCCTCACGAGACAAACTACGGGAGAGTTTTAGAAAACCG GAAGATGAAGCCCAGAAACAACATGAGCTACAGTCACTGTCTGCTCCCACAGTGATACAAAGGAGCAGTAGAAGTGACGTGTCCAGTACGTCCTCAGCCCTCagtcctcttcctcccaccagCTCTGTCTTCACCCCTCCGATCTACATCACCGACACTGTCACCCCTTCCCCATGCAAATCCTCCACTTCGAGAAAGTCTAAAAGGAAATTTCCAGACTTCAG cggCTTTCGCAAGTCTCTCAGCAAAAAGAGGAGTGaaaaacgcagcaggaggtCCATGACCAACAG CAGGGGGTCATGTGGTGACCTGGTGGACGAGCCTCCTGAAGTGTCTCCGTCTGGTTCAATCACCTCCATGCCCTCTTGCTTGCCCTTTCCCTGGTttggtgagagagggagggagaaggaggaggggagaggcagggagaggCTTCGCTCTGTGTCCAGCAGCAGTTTGCCGTACCTGACCACCACAGGACGAAGAGATCAG AGTGTTGGCTCTCCAGTGGGGAGCTCCAGCATGGTGGGCCATGCCTCTGATCACTCCCTCTCTGGACACTCTTACACTTTCACCTTTTCCTCCACTGAG ACGTTGGACGATGACCCAGttcccaccaacaacaacaatcagtgGCAAAGTCAACCTGTCTTGGAGTGGAACAACCAGCAGGTGTGTCTGTGGTTAATCGCCATGAGCATGGATCAGTACGTGTCTGAGTTCGCCACCAGAGGAGTAAACGGGTCACAGCTGCTCAATATGGACAATGAGAAACTCAAG GCTCTGGGCGTGTGCAGTCAAAGTGACCGGTCCGTCCTGAAGAAAAAGCTCAAGGAGatgaaaaaaagggaagagaaagaacagaggaaagaagaaaagaggctgaaggaagaaagggagaaagagaagaatgcAGTTTTGCAAAAAGAGAGCGTGAAAACAACAACGGAGGAGAAGTGCGTAAAGGACATCGGGCGCAGTGGTAAAACTGTACGAACTGAATCACTCTTATAA
- the LOC109642928 gene encoding neurabin-1-like isoform X4, with the protein MMRTDNKGRSASPHRITYKSDFHAIKCSFDSGARCSSVHTNRLPSSSSDPTMSHTTTNSMGSRGRVHSNRGTKIRDNIFLQMDSHQLRQDGGAVVLSSSSPPLLSPGLQLQTSPFPGSRRSLMSSSSVMSTVANISTPESSLQDRPSLTDEIKDIDRAALAQKFSVTRRLFETKGMEIGGLLNPETGRGSKGVADGKVEGEDGRGGGAKQVEKEEEASGRKEHGSDKDKSINLPVINISSQKPPAPTSLTRPRNSAGPAEASDKSPSYHLKHGETTGTRAEEERSESTDLDLCLTPEEPVRAELVDVNADSSESDGSEEEKEQKEIKVWFKVEEEMNVNAIAGGSVEALEDDVFEESSVETTTAAGGRPVVSSEERHRQERVRDKYQQVDGGREGEREEQNGEFTARKEEKSTEKGDNMDKMTDPGVEEGAGRKEREVEWKGNDERVQSQEEEMSENEEKRQKGEGTMSEHAQEEVKRVACGGGSDGNDDKEDKTGSVVICGIENKAFVCDRDSQCPPEHSRQDFGKAADQCLSEYEEIPGIPDQDDEDASDTRKRKVRFSSAPIKVYSTYSNTDYDRHNEDIDPVSASAEYELEKRVDRMDVFPVEIEKGHDGLGISIIGMGVGADQGLEKLGIFVKTVTERGATQKDGRIQVNDQIVEVDGVSLVGVSQLFAATVLKNTSGLVKFVIGREREGVQSEVARLINESLEMDKTSRKRERAGGDEDDDDRSVSEKDWVAEEEEYEEEDEEEDVSLLSSLDNYELCLKYQQLQSNLRRKRTQLHHAREKLKAWEERQACWEGQKAELEQRAEDGEEKAEKLEKYWQEAQTLCRVVSQRLADAQNQSESLEIKYSKAKRLVREYQHREEESEGREADLRGEMEERDKQHRDTVERLEIQIAQLERKEPVAERTNHSADSSLLGPHWYIPVPDTVRLDSSAHKARAQLAQKSKRHPPSRDKLRESFRKPEDEAQKQHELQSLSAPTVIQRSSRSDVSSTSSALSPLPPTSSVFTPPIYITDTVTPSPCKSSTSRKSKRKFPDFSGFRKSLSKKRSEKRSRRSMTNSRGSCGDLVDEPPEVSPSGSITSMPSCLPFPWFGERGREKEEGRGRERLRSVSSSSLPYLTTTGRRDQTLDDDPVPTNNNNQWQSQPVLEWNNQQVCLWLIAMSMDQYVSEFATRGVNGSQLLNMDNEKLKALGVCSQSDRSVLKKKLKEMKKREEKEQRKEEKRLKEEREKEKNAVLQKESVKTTTEEKCVKDIGRSGKTVRTESLL; encoded by the exons ATGATGCGGACGGACAACAAAGGCCGAAGTGCCTCCCCTCATAGGATAACCTACAAGTCTGACTTCCATGCCATCAAGTGCTCATTTGACTCCGGGGCTCGGTGCTCATCTGTGCATACTAACAGGCTGCCCTCCAGCTCGTCAGACCCCACAATGTcccacaccaccaccaacagCATGGGCAGCAGGGGGAGGGTCCATAGCAACAGGGGGACCAAAATCAGAGACAATATCTTCCTCCAAATGGACAGTCATCAGCTCAGACAAGATGGTGGTGCTGTGGTTCTGAGTTCCAGCTCCccgcccctcctctctcctggcCTGCAGCTCCAAACCTCGCCTTTCCCTGGATCCAGACGTTCACTCATGAGTTCCTCGTCTGTCATGAGCACCGTGGCCAACATTTCCACCCCAGAAtcctctctgcaggacagacCTTCCCTGACAGATGAGATAAAGGATATCGACAGAGCCGCACTGGCTCAGAAGTTCTCTGTTACCCGGAGGTTGTTTGAGACCAAGGGGATGGAGATCGGAGGACTCTTGAATCCCGAGACTGGCAGGGGAAGCAAGGGGGTGGCAGATGGGAAGGTAGAAGGAGAggatgggagaggaggaggagccaaaCAGgtggaaaaagaggaagaggcgAGTGGGAGGAAGGAGCATGGCTCTGATAAAGACAAATCCATAAACCTACCTGTCATTAATATCTCCTCGCAGAAGCCCCCTGCACCCACGTCACTGACAAGGCCCCGTAACTCTGCTGGCCCTGCGGAAGCATCTGACAAATCTCCTTCCTATCATCTCAAACACGGTGAAACCACAGGAACACGGGCAGAGGAAGAACGATCAGAAAGCACTGATCTTGACCTCTGCTTGACCCCTGAGGAGCCAGTGAGGGCAGAACTTGTCGACGTAAATGCAGATTCATCCGAAAGCGACgggagtgaagaggagaaggagcaaAAAGAGATCAAAGTATGGTTTAAAGTTGAGGAGGAAATGAATGTGAACGCAATCGCAGGAGGAAGTGTGGAGGCCCTAGAGGATGATGTGTTTGAAGAGTCGAGCgttgaaacaacaacagcagcaggaggaaggcCAGTAGTTTCTTCAGAAGAACGCCATAGGCAGGAACGTGTAAGAGACAAGTATCAGCAGGTGGATGGAGGACGGGAGGGTGAAAGGGAGGAGCAGAACGGAGAGTTCACTGCACGAAAAGAAGAGAAGTCAACAGAAAAGGGGGACAACATGGACAAAATGACAGATCCAGGAGTGGAAGAGGGTGCtggaaggaaagagagggaagtTGAGTGGAAGGGGAATGATGAACGTGTGCAAAGTCAAGAGGAGGAGATGTCTGAAAATGAGGAGAAGAGGCAGAAAGGAGAAGGTACAATGTCTGAGCACGCCCAAGAGGAGGTGAAACGTGTGGCGTGTGGAGgaggcagtgatggaaacgaTGACAAAGAGGACAAGACAGGATCTGTGGTAATCTGTGGGATTGAGAACAAGGCTTTTGTGTGTGATCGGGACTCCCAGTGTCCTCCAGAACATTCGAGACAGGACTTTGGAAAGGCGGCAGATCAGTGTTTATCAGAATATGAGGAAATTCCTGGCATTCCTGATcaggatgatgaggatgcaTCTGACACGAGGAAGAGAAAGGTCAGGTTCTCCTCAGCACCAATCAAG GTGTACAGCACCTACTCTAACACAGACTACGACAGACACAATGAGGATATTGACCCAGTATCTGCCTCGGCCGAATATGAGCTGGAGAAGAGAGTGGACAGGATGGACGTCTTTCCAGTGGAGATAGAGAAAG GACATGATGGTCTGGGTATCAGTATCATAGGAATGGGTGTAGGTGCCGACCAGGGACTTGAAAAACTTGGAATCTTTGTCAAGACAGTAACAGAAAGAGGAGCAACGCAGAAGGACGGAAG gattcAAGTGAATGACCAGATCGTGGAGGTGGATGGGGTGAGTTTGGTCGGAGTCTCGCAGCTGTTTGCAGCCACAGTCCTCAAAAACACATCGGGCCTCGTCAA GTTTGTGATTGGTCGTGAGAGAGAAGGCGTGCAGAGTGAGGTCGCACGACTGATCAATGAAAGCCTGGAAATGGATAAAACATCCAGAAAG AGGGAAAGAGCAGGCGGAgacgaggatgatgatgatCGCAGCGTGTCAGAGAAGGACTGGgtggctgaagaagaagaatatgaagaggaagatgaagaggaggatgtgtcTTTactgtccagtctggacaactaCGAGCTGTGCCTCAAATACCAGCAG CTTCAGTCAAATCTACGACGCAAAAGGACCCAACTTCACCACGCTAGAGAAAAG ttaAAGGCATGGGAGGAGCGGCAGGCGTGTTGGGAGGGTCAGAAGGCCGAGCTGGAGCAGAGggcagaggatggagaggagaaggCTGAAAAGCTAGAGAA GTATTGGCAGGAGGCCCAGACACTGTGCAGGGTTGTGAGCCAGCGACTGGCCGATGCCCAGAACCAATCAGAAAGCCTGGAGATCAAATACAGCAAAGCCAAGAGACTGGTCAGAGAATACCAGCACAG agaggaggagagtgagggaaGAGAGGCTGATTTGAGGggagaaatggaggagagagataagcagcacagagacactgttgaAAGACTGGAAATCCAG ATAGCACAGCTAGAGAGGAAAGAGCCTGTAGCTGAAAGAACGAACCACTCTGCGGACTCTTCACTCTTAG GTCCACACTGGTATATTCCTGTCCCCGATACAGTGCGTCTAGACTCCAGTGCTCACAAAGCCAGAGCTCAGCTGGCCCAGAAGTCTAAGCGCCACCCGCCCTCACGAGACAAACTACGGGAGAGTTTTAGAAAACCG GAAGATGAAGCCCAGAAACAACATGAGCTACAGTCACTGTCTGCTCCCACAGTGATACAAAGGAGCAGTAGAAGTGACGTGTCCAGTACGTCCTCAGCCCTCagtcctcttcctcccaccagCTCTGTCTTCACCCCTCCGATCTACATCACCGACACTGTCACCCCTTCCCCATGCAAATCCTCCACTTCGAGAAAGTCTAAAAGGAAATTTCCAGACTTCAG cggCTTTCGCAAGTCTCTCAGCAAAAAGAGGAGTGaaaaacgcagcaggaggtCCATGACCAACAG CAGGGGGTCATGTGGTGACCTGGTGGACGAGCCTCCTGAAGTGTCTCCGTCTGGTTCAATCACCTCCATGCCCTCTTGCTTGCCCTTTCCCTGGTttggtgagagagggagggagaaggaggaggggagaggcagggagaggCTTCGCTCTGTGTCCAGCAGCAGTTTGCCGTACCTGACCACCACAGGACGAAGAGATCAG ACGTTGGACGATGACCCAGttcccaccaacaacaacaatcagtgGCAAAGTCAACCTGTCTTGGAGTGGAACAACCAGCAGGTGTGTCTGTGGTTAATCGCCATGAGCATGGATCAGTACGTGTCTGAGTTCGCCACCAGAGGAGTAAACGGGTCACAGCTGCTCAATATGGACAATGAGAAACTCAAG GCTCTGGGCGTGTGCAGTCAAAGTGACCGGTCCGTCCTGAAGAAAAAGCTCAAGGAGatgaaaaaaagggaagagaaagaacagaggaaagaagaaaagaggctgaaggaagaaagggagaaagagaagaatgcAGTTTTGCAAAAAGAGAGCGTGAAAACAACAACGGAGGAGAAGTGCGTAAAGGACATCGGGCGCAGTGGTAAAACTGTACGAACTGAATCACTCTTATAA